The genomic segment CTTTTTGTAGCTATGCCAAGTAGGAAGATGTCTGATGGAGAGTTTAGAGATATTTCTCACCCTATTAATTCAGATACTAGAGCTAAAATTCAGGAAGCTGTTTTCAATGAGTATGAAGCTCAATTAGATGTAGAAAGCGAAGAATTAGCCTAATCTCAAACATAATTTTAAAGATACCTTCTTATAAATTTAGGTATCTTTTTTGATGCAAAAAATATTTCATCTTAATTATCCTTAAAAACCCTATAAAATACTATATCTTTCTGTTATAATATAAAGGAAAATCATTTCAGAAGACTTTAGTGTAAAAATGATATTTTAATAAGTAGAGGTGTTAAGATGATAATTTCTGTAATACTAGCAGCTGGCGAAGGTACGAGAATGAAGTCAAATTTACCTAAGGTAGCTCATCATGTGTGTGGAAAACCTATGGCAAGTCATGTTATTGAAGCAGCTAAAAATGCTGGGTGCGAAAAAAACATAGTGATTGTAGGTCATGGTAAAGAGAGGGTTAAAGAAGCTTTAAGTGGAAATGATATAGAATTTGTAACTCAACCTACAGGTGAAGGTGTACCTTATGGCACAGGTTATGCAGTAATGCAATCACAAAATTATATATCAGATAATGATCGAGTAATAATACTTACAGGAGATACTCCACTAATAGAAGGAAATACTTTAAAAGACCTTGTAGATTATAGTTCTAAAAATAATTTAGATGCTATAGTACTAACAGCAGAATTTGAAGATTCAACGGGCTATGGTAGAATAAAAAGACAAAAAAATGGCAATATAATAGGTATAATAGAACATAAAGATGCAACAGAAGAGGAACGTAAGATAAAAGAGATCAATTCAGGTATTTTTATGTTTAAAGGTAGTGCCCTTAAGTATGCCTTAAATAATTTGACGAATGATAACTCTCAGAATGAATATTATATAACCGATGCAATAAAAATATTATCAGATAATGGATATAATGTAGATGGATTTATATTAAAAGATAATACTGAAATACTTGGAGTGAATTCAAAAGTCCAATTATCAGAAGCTGAAGAGATTATGAGAAAGAAAATCAATGAGTATCATATGTTAAATGGTGTAACCTTGGTAGATCCTAAAGCTACATATATAGAAAAAGGTGTAGAGATAGGGACAGATACTATAATCTATCCTGGAGCAGTTATTAAAGGAAATACTAAGATAGGTAGGGATTGTATTATAGAAGGAAGTTCAAATATCGCAGATACAATTCTTGGTAACAGAATAAATGTAAAATCATCTACACTTATAGAAAGTATTGTTGGTGATGACACTAAGATAGGTCCAAATGCTTATTTAAGACCTAAAAGTAATATAGGTAAAAATGTTAAGATTGGTGACTTTGTTGAAGTTAAAAATGCTAATATAGGTAATAATTCTAAAGCATCTCACCTTTCATATATTGGTGATGCAGATGTAGGAGAAAATGTAAATATTGGTTGCGGAGTAGTCTTTGTAAACTATGATGGTAAAAATAAATTTAGATCTAATGTAGGGAACAATGCATTTGTAGGTAGTAACTCAAATTTAGTAGCACCAGTTAATGTTAGAGATAATGGATATATAGCAGCAGGCTCTACTATTACAGAGGAAGTAATGGAAGGGGACTTATCAATAGCACGTGCTAGACAAGTAAATAAACCCGGGTGGGTTTTTAAAAATAATAAAAATAAATAATAACTTTAGGAGGATTAACATGCAAGTGATGGGAAGAGACATTAAAATTTTTTCAGGTAATGCAAATAAGAAATTAGCAGAAAAAATTTGTGAAGAAGCAGGAGTGACTTTAGGTGATTCTGAAGTAACTAGATTTAGTGACGGTGAAATATCAGTAAATATAAACGAGACTGTAAGAGGTGCAGATGTATTTGTAATACAACCTACAAATCCTCCTGTAAATGAAAACCTTATGGAGCTTTTAATAATGATTGATGCATTAAAAAGAGCATCAGCAGGTAGGATTAATGCAGTGATACCATATTATGGATATGCTAGACAAGATAGAAAAGTAAAAGCAAGAGATCCAATTACATCTAAATTAATAGCAGATTTAGTTTCTGTAGCAGGTGCAGATAGAGTAGTTACAATTGATTTACATGCAACTCAGTTACAAGGGTATTTTGATATACCTGTAGACCATTTATTAGGTGTTCCAATTCTTGCAAGAGATTGTATAGATAAAGGTAGAATTAATAACGATACTGTTATAGTTTCACCTGATATAGGAGGAGTTAGAAGAGCGAGAAATTTTGCAAGTATAGTTGACTTACCTATAGCTATAATAGAGAAGAGAAGACCTAAAGCAAATGTATCTGAGGTTATGAATATAATTGGAGATGTAAATAACAAGGATGTAATAATAGTAGATGATATTATTGATACTGCTGGTTCTATGGCAAAAGCAGCTAAAGTATTAAAGGATTTTGGAGCTAAAAAAGTATATGCAGCTTGTACTCATCCAGTATTATCAGGTCCTGCAATAGAAAGGTTAAAAGATTCAATGATAGAGAAATTAATAGTAACAGATTCTATACCTCTACCTGAAGAAAAACAAATAGACAAAATTGAAGTAGTATCAATAGCACCTTTATTTGCAGATGCCATAAATAGAATATATGCAAATAAATCAGTAAGTAAACTTTTCAAGTAAAATTAAGGAGTTGAAAAAGTTGTATTTAGTAGTAGGTCTGGGGAATCCAGGAAAAAAGTATAGTAATACTAAGCATAATGTAGGTTTCGATACTATAGATATTTTATCTGAAAGACTAGGAATTAAAGTAAATAAGATAAAGCATCAATCTGTGTATGGAGAAGCTAATATAAACGGAAAAAAAGTATTACTCATAAAACCTCAAACCTATATGAATGATAGTGGCATTACGGTTAGAGGATTTTCAGATTTTTATAAACTGCCTATAGAAAATATTATTATAATTTATGATGATATAGATATACCTATTGGTAATCTTAGAATTAGGAAAAAAGGTAGTGCAGGAAGTCATAATGGAATGAAATCAGTAATATACCATTTAAAAGATGATAAATTTCCAAGAATCAGAATTGGCATAGGTAAACCTGGTTATGATAAAGATTTAATTAGTCATGTATTAGGTGGATTTAATAAAGAAGATAGAGAATTAATTGATGAAGCTATCTTAAATGCTGCCAAAGCAGTAGAGGAAATTATGAATTCAGATATAGAACGATCAATGAATATGTACAATAGTTAAAGATATAAAATACTTAATTGCCTAGGATTTAAATCCTAGGCTAAAGGTATTTTAAGGAGTGTGTCAAATGAATGTATTTAAAGAGCAATTGAATAATCTTGCTTCTTACAATGAATTAATAAAAAATTTAAAAAATAAATTATCACCTATATCTCTTCATGGGTTATCTAAAGAAAATATATCACATATAGCATATGCTATAAAAGAAGATTTAAAAGGACAAGTGCTTATAATAACTTATGATGAATTAAGAGCTAAATCAATAATAGAAGATTTAGCATTGTTTGATGCACAAAATTCTGAGATTTATCCTGCTAGACAATTAGTTTTTTATGATTTTGATGCAGTTAGTCATGATATTTCAAACCAAAGACTTA from the Senegalia massiliensis genome contains:
- the spoVG gene encoding septation regulator SpoVG is translated as MKVTDVRIRKINRTGKMKAIVSVTFDEEFVVHDIKIIEGLNGLFVAMPSRKMSDGEFRDISHPINSDTRAKIQEAVFNEYEAQLDVESEELA
- the glmU gene encoding bifunctional UDP-N-acetylglucosamine diphosphorylase/glucosamine-1-phosphate N-acetyltransferase GlmU; translation: MIISVILAAGEGTRMKSNLPKVAHHVCGKPMASHVIEAAKNAGCEKNIVIVGHGKERVKEALSGNDIEFVTQPTGEGVPYGTGYAVMQSQNYISDNDRVIILTGDTPLIEGNTLKDLVDYSSKNNLDAIVLTAEFEDSTGYGRIKRQKNGNIIGIIEHKDATEEERKIKEINSGIFMFKGSALKYALNNLTNDNSQNEYYITDAIKILSDNGYNVDGFILKDNTEILGVNSKVQLSEAEEIMRKKINEYHMLNGVTLVDPKATYIEKGVEIGTDTIIYPGAVIKGNTKIGRDCIIEGSSNIADTILGNRINVKSSTLIESIVGDDTKIGPNAYLRPKSNIGKNVKIGDFVEVKNANIGNNSKASHLSYIGDADVGENVNIGCGVVFVNYDGKNKFRSNVGNNAFVGSNSNLVAPVNVRDNGYIAAGSTITEEVMEGDLSIARARQVNKPGWVFKNNKNK
- a CDS encoding ribose-phosphate diphosphokinase, whose translation is MQVMGRDIKIFSGNANKKLAEKICEEAGVTLGDSEVTRFSDGEISVNINETVRGADVFVIQPTNPPVNENLMELLIMIDALKRASAGRINAVIPYYGYARQDRKVKARDPITSKLIADLVSVAGADRVVTIDLHATQLQGYFDIPVDHLLGVPILARDCIDKGRINNDTVIVSPDIGGVRRARNFASIVDLPIAIIEKRRPKANVSEVMNIIGDVNNKDVIIVDDIIDTAGSMAKAAKVLKDFGAKKVYAACTHPVLSGPAIERLKDSMIEKLIVTDSIPLPEEKQIDKIEVVSIAPLFADAINRIYANKSVSKLFK
- the pth gene encoding aminoacyl-tRNA hydrolase; protein product: MKKLYLVVGLGNPGKKYSNTKHNVGFDTIDILSERLGIKVNKIKHQSVYGEANINGKKVLLIKPQTYMNDSGITVRGFSDFYKLPIENIIIIYDDIDIPIGNLRIRKKGSAGSHNGMKSVIYHLKDDKFPRIRIGIGKPGYDKDLISHVLGGFNKEDRELIDEAILNAAKAVEEIMNSDIERSMNMYNS